The following proteins come from a genomic window of Miscanthus floridulus cultivar M001 chromosome 2, ASM1932011v1, whole genome shotgun sequence:
- the LOC136531559 gene encoding zinc finger protein CONSTANS-LIKE 13-like isoform X1, whose amino-acid sequence MGEGEDDQRNQMLGAGRDHEPERAEAEPEEGKKLRPGEVEAGGDETGTGTAAATCDYCGTAAAAVYCRADSARLCLPCDRLVHGANGVCSRHARAPLCADCRAAGAVFRRASSSAFLCSNCDFGRHRDGGDPPLHDRCAVQPYSGCPPAGDLAAVLGVPLFDKPAAEDGAWWNIWEEPQVLSLEDLIVPTTPCHGFEPLLTPSSPKNRSISPDGKMNEEILRQLGELAESDGGAQASAGRDEAEQAGGDQFPSWASPQYATGHGNFGTENNHEVATMPTPLYENGRWNNCDLDALNDACKVEVAYDQVPVSSAEPCLSSFAPLSEICPSMSNGNSMEDNHQANPGIGMPMQGLPKGTGFDVVPCPDRDSVISRYKAKRKTRRFDRQVRYESRKVRADGRLRIKGRFAKANQT is encoded by the exons ATGGGTGAGGGTGAGGACGACCAGCGGAACCAGATGCTGGGCGCGGGCCGGGACCATGAGCCGGAGCGGGCGGAGGCGGAGCCGGAGGAGGGCAAGAAACTTAGGCCCGGCGAGGTGGAGGCCGGCGGCGACGAGACCGGCACCggcacggcggcggcgacctGCGACTACTGCGgaaccgcggcggcggcggtctacTGCCGCGCCGACTCCGCCAGGCTCTGCCTGCCGTGCGACCGCCTCGTGCACGGCGCCAACGGGGTCTGCTCCCGCCACGCCCGCGCTCCGCTCTGCGCCGACTGCCGCGCCGCCGGGGCCGTCTTCCGCCGCGCCTCGTCCTCCGCCTTCCTCTGCTCCAACTGCGACTTCGGGAGGCACCGTGATGGCGGTGACCCACCGCTCCACGACCGCTGCGCCGTGCAGCCCTACTCCGGGTGCCCTCCGGCGGGCGACCTCGCGGCTGTCCTCGGGGTGCCCCTCTTCGACAAGCCGGCCGCTGAAGATGGTGCCTGGTGGAACATCTGGGAGGAGCCGCAGGTGCTGAGCTTGGAGGATCTGATCGTGCCCACCACCCCTTGCCATGGATTCGAACCTCTCTTAACGCCGTCCTCGCCCAAG AACCGGAGCATCTCACCGGACGGGAAGATGAACGAGGAGATCCTTAGGCAGCTGGGGGAGCTCGCAGAGTCTGATGGCGGTGCGCAGGCATCAGCAGGTCGTGACGAGGCAGAGCAAGCTGGTGGAGATCAGTTCCCTTCCTGGGCGTCGCCACAGTATGCCACTGGACATGGCAATTTTGGAACAGAGAACAACCACGAGGTTGCAACCATGCCTACTCCTCTTTACGAG AATGGCAGATGGAATAACTGTGATTTGGATGCCCTAAATGATGCATGCAAGGTCGAGGTGGCATATGATCAGGTTCCAGTCAGCTCAGCTGAACCGTGCTTGTCATCATTTGCTCCATTGTCGGAAATCTGTCCCAGCATGAGCAATGGTAATAGTATGGAGGACAACCACCAGGCTAATCCTGGCATTGGCATGCCCATGCAAGGTCTACCCAAAGGGACTGGCTTTGATGTTGTGCCTTGCCCTGATCGTGACTCGGTCATTTCGCGCTATAAAGCAAAGAGGAAGACAAGAAG ATTTGACAGGCAGGTCCGGTACGAGTCGCGCAAAGTTCGTGCTGATGGCAGGCTCAGGATCAAGGGGCGTTTTGCAAAGGCAAACCAGACATGA
- the LOC136531559 gene encoding zinc finger protein CONSTANS-LIKE 13-like isoform X2, giving the protein MGEGEDDQRNQMLGAGRDHEPERAEAEPEEGKKLRPGEVEAGGDETGTGTAAATCDYCGTAAAAVYCRADSARLCLPCDRLVHGANGVCSRHARAPLCADCRAAGAVFRRASSSAFLCSNCDFGRHRDGGDPPLHDRCAVQPYSGCPPAGDLAAVLGVPLFDKPAAEDGAWWNIWEEPQVLSLEDLIVPTTPCHGFEPLLTPSSPKNRSISPDGKMNEEILRQLGELAESDGGAQASAGRDEAEQAGGDQFPSWASPQYATGHGNFGTENNHENGRWNNCDLDALNDACKVEVAYDQVPVSSAEPCLSSFAPLSEICPSMSNGNSMEDNHQANPGIGMPMQGLPKGTGFDVVPCPDRDSVISRYKAKRKTRRFDRQVRYESRKVRADGRLRIKGRFAKANQT; this is encoded by the exons ATGGGTGAGGGTGAGGACGACCAGCGGAACCAGATGCTGGGCGCGGGCCGGGACCATGAGCCGGAGCGGGCGGAGGCGGAGCCGGAGGAGGGCAAGAAACTTAGGCCCGGCGAGGTGGAGGCCGGCGGCGACGAGACCGGCACCggcacggcggcggcgacctGCGACTACTGCGgaaccgcggcggcggcggtctacTGCCGCGCCGACTCCGCCAGGCTCTGCCTGCCGTGCGACCGCCTCGTGCACGGCGCCAACGGGGTCTGCTCCCGCCACGCCCGCGCTCCGCTCTGCGCCGACTGCCGCGCCGCCGGGGCCGTCTTCCGCCGCGCCTCGTCCTCCGCCTTCCTCTGCTCCAACTGCGACTTCGGGAGGCACCGTGATGGCGGTGACCCACCGCTCCACGACCGCTGCGCCGTGCAGCCCTACTCCGGGTGCCCTCCGGCGGGCGACCTCGCGGCTGTCCTCGGGGTGCCCCTCTTCGACAAGCCGGCCGCTGAAGATGGTGCCTGGTGGAACATCTGGGAGGAGCCGCAGGTGCTGAGCTTGGAGGATCTGATCGTGCCCACCACCCCTTGCCATGGATTCGAACCTCTCTTAACGCCGTCCTCGCCCAAG AACCGGAGCATCTCACCGGACGGGAAGATGAACGAGGAGATCCTTAGGCAGCTGGGGGAGCTCGCAGAGTCTGATGGCGGTGCGCAGGCATCAGCAGGTCGTGACGAGGCAGAGCAAGCTGGTGGAGATCAGTTCCCTTCCTGGGCGTCGCCACAGTATGCCACTGGACATGGCAATTTTGGAACAGAGAACAACCACGAG AATGGCAGATGGAATAACTGTGATTTGGATGCCCTAAATGATGCATGCAAGGTCGAGGTGGCATATGATCAGGTTCCAGTCAGCTCAGCTGAACCGTGCTTGTCATCATTTGCTCCATTGTCGGAAATCTGTCCCAGCATGAGCAATGGTAATAGTATGGAGGACAACCACCAGGCTAATCCTGGCATTGGCATGCCCATGCAAGGTCTACCCAAAGGGACTGGCTTTGATGTTGTGCCTTGCCCTGATCGTGACTCGGTCATTTCGCGCTATAAAGCAAAGAGGAAGACAAGAAG ATTTGACAGGCAGGTCCGGTACGAGTCGCGCAAAGTTCGTGCTGATGGCAGGCTCAGGATCAAGGGGCGTTTTGCAAAGGCAAACCAGACATGA
- the LOC136531548 gene encoding divinyl chlorophyllide a 8-vinyl-reductase, chloroplastic-like, translating into MTPPNCCDAIHPLPCSALLARRVQTKDHTTGSPPTSPPPQTLPRSSHSDTPPISRLPVHVARRSASGIPSNTAASTAMAALLLSSRLPTTSTATPPSSTRPAPRFLSFPDTATRRRGRGPLLASSAASPPAPAPAAQPFRGLPASETTVLVTGATGYIGRYVVRELLRRGHRVLAVARSRSGIRGRNSPEDVVADLAPAQVVFSDVTDPVALLADLAPHGPVHAAVCCLASRGGGVQDSWRVDYRATLHTLQAARGLGATHFVLLSAICVQKPLLEFQRAKLKFEEELAAEAARDPAFTYSVVRPTAFFKSLGGQVDIVKNGQPYVMFGDGKLCACKPISEEDLAAFIADCVYDQDKANKVLPIGGPGKALTPLEQGEMLFRLLGREPKFIKVPIQIMDAVIWVLDGLAKLFPGLEDAAEFGKIGRYYASESMLLLDPETGEYSDEKTPSYGKDTLEQFFQRVIREGMAGQELGEQTIF; encoded by the coding sequence ATGACCCCTCCCAACTGTTGTGATGCGATCCATCCGTtgccctgctctgctctgctcgccCGCCGTGTCCAGACCAAGGATCACACCACCGGATCCCCCCCCACCTCGCCACCGCCACAAACGCTGCCCCGCTCCTCGCACTCTGACACTCCCCCAATCTCCCGCCTCCCCGTCCACGTCGCCCGCCGCTCCGCCTCCGGCATTCCGTCCAACACCGCCGCCTCCACTGCCATGGCGGCCCTCCTCCTGTCCTCCCGCCTCCCAACCACCAGTACAGCCACGCCGCCGTCGTCCACCCGCCCCGCTCCCCGGTTCCTCTCCTTCCCCGACACCGCCACCCGACGCCGCGGCCGGGGCCCGCTTCTCGCCTCCTCCGCGGCCTCACCGCCGGCGCCTGCTCCGGCGGCGCAGCCCTTCCGCGGGCTGCCGGCCTCCGAGACCACGGTTCTCGTCACGGGCGCCACGGGCTACATCGGCCGCTACGTCGTCCGGGAGCTCCTCCGCCGGGGCCACCGCGTGCTCGCCGTGGCGCGGTCCCGGAGCGGCATCCGCGGTCGCAACTCCCCCGAGGACGTCGTCGCGGACCTCGCCCCGGCCCAGGTCGTCTTCTCCGACGTCACCGACCCGGTCGCGCTGCTCGCGGACCTCGCCCCGCATGGCCCCGTCCATGCCGCGGTCTGCTGCCTCgccagccgcggcggcggcgtgcagGACTCGTGGCGCGTCGACTACCGCGCCACGCTGCACACGCTCCAGGCCGCGCGCGGTCTGGGTGCCACCCACTTCGTGCTCCTCTCCGCCATCTGCGTCCAGAAGCCGCTCCTCGAGTTCCAGCGCGCCAAGCTCAAGTTCGAGGAGGAGCTGGCCGCGGAGGCCGCGCGGGACCCCGCCTTCACCTACAGCGTCGTGCGCCCCACGGCGTTCTTCAAGAGCCTCGGCGGCCAGGTCGACATCGTCAAGAACGGCCAGCCGTACGTCATGTTCGGGGACGGCAAGCTCTGCGCCTGCAAGCCCATCAGCGAGGAGGACCTCGCCGCCTTCATCGCCGACTGCGTCTACGACCAGGACAAGGCCAACAAGGTGCTGCCCATCGGCGGGCCGGGGAAGGCGCTCACGCCGCTGGAGCAGGGGGAGATGCTGTTCCGGCTGCTCGGGCGCGAGCCCAAGTTCATCAAGGTGCCCATCCAGATCATGGACGCCGTCATCTGGGTGCTCGATGGACTGGCCAAGCTGTTCCCGGGGTTGGAGGACGCCGCCGAGTTCGGCAAGATTGGCAGGTACTATGCCTCAGAGAGCATGCTGCTGCTGGACCCGGAGACCGGAGAGTACAGCGACGAGAAGACGCCGAGCTACGGCAAGGACACGCTCGAGCAGTTCTTCCAAAGAGTGATAAGGGAAGGGATGGCGGGACAGGAGCTCGGCGAGCAGACCATCTTCTAG